Genomic segment of Chiroxiphia lanceolata isolate bChiLan1 chromosome 18, bChiLan1.pri, whole genome shotgun sequence:
ACTTTATTCATGAACATCACCTGGTGGTTGAACTCTTATCTTGGGGTGAATCTCCTGTTCtgtggagaatttttttttgtatattggtccaaaggaaagaaataacttACCAGAATATCTACATGACTGTGTCAGAATTGCTAATCTGCTTACAAAGAATGTGAATAAGTGTGTCATTCAGATTTGCCTTCATTGCAGAAgttgtgttggtttttgtttggttgtttttttcgTACAAGATGAGTTTGTGGGATGGTCACAACAATCTGAGCACCAATAATCAAAGTACTAATGGTGGAGAAGATACCACTATAAAACCATTTTGTTAAATCTCACTGGGGCAACATGGCTgctaaaaatatctaaaattgATTTCCAGCAGAGATAGCAACTGTTACTGAAATACCAATTGGTAATTTCTGAGATCTGTAACCATTTTTTAGCATAAATcgaaatttaaaaaaaaaatcttactaaGCTGTCCTTCAGTGTTAAGAAAAGAAGCCACTTTTGTTGTTTCTTATTCCAAAATATGCTTTTCACCATAATGGTGTGAGAAGCAGTTCTACAGCTACAGAGTTCAGAATATCTGACAAGCTCTTGCACAGATAATACACTATTATAAGCAGTTTGTGGTGGCCTGTTCAGTAACAAACTACTGCATGTAAGAAGTAAGTAAGTGTTGGGGAGGCCAAGATCAAAGCATTATAAATGTAAAGGgaatttgaaggagaaaatgtcAATCCTCTGAATTCCCTCTGGGTCACAGTGGGACTTTCATGGAAGGGGAGAGAAATATAAAAGCTACTCAGGATTTATTCCTGTGTGAAAGAGCAACATGAGAGTTGATTGACTGAGAAATTCTAATCCTTCACTCCACAGgatatgaaataaaacacatctGTATTTTGCTAGGAAAGAACATTGGAGAGCTGAACTGTGAtgggttttgtcttttattcttGAGGTCAAAATGCAAACTCAGTAATGTTGCAAAGTCTCCACTTGGGACTCCCAGCAGCATGGCTGTGCACCTGTGATGGAAAGGCTTTGCTTGAAGTACCTttggtctgtctgtctgtccagtCTCTGTGCATCAAGCGCTGTGCTTAGGCTAGAAATGATGATTGCTTTAAACTTCTCTCCTCTGTTCACCCTCTGTATTTCAGATGCTCTCTTCTAGCACTAGGGAGCAGCAGTTGCAGACAATGACTCCACGTTATTGTGGAGTAGGGTCTAGGTAGAGCTTACAGTTCTCTGAAATCAGCACTTCAGGATCCTCCACAAGGTGTGTTGAGCCACAGCTTGAGGCCATAACTCCCTGATGTTACTTTAGTTTCATCTTTGATGGGAAGTAACCATAAACATGTAAAATAGGAAGTCTTTGCTCTTTAGGGGGTAGAACACTGGAATGGGGGACTGGAATTCCCCATGACATCCATACATGGATGAAGGATCTGCCCTGCAGGACTGAGGAAAGGTGCCAGATcagctggggacagggctgtTCATAAGCCTGTGGTATTTAAACTAAGCTTTTTAGATTGGTCTCAAGGTGGGCTGAAGGAGAACAGTCTGCCTCACAGTTCCTCAAGTGAGGAAGTAGAATACCCAGAAATGTAAGTTTTATTGTAACACAAGTGTTAAAGACCTTGACTTGAAACCCAAGATCACCCTAAACTCattcataaaattattatttatgcGGGTTCACTTGATCCCATTTAaccttctgtgtgtgtgaaaggaGGGATAATTAGTGACTCCTCATCCCTGGATCTAGACCTGTTTGACCATCAGTCATTTCAAATGGCTACATACCTGTATTGGAAGGTGGGATGAGCTTCTGCAGAACTTGCTCTTTCTTTGTCCAGCAGCcagatttgtttgctttcatggGCCAAGACAGATCCCAGATAAGTAACTTTCCTGTGAAGTAGAATCATAGATTTTTCCTTAAACCTTGTTAATGGCATCACAGACTTCCCATTACAAGTAGAAGGCAGTGGCATGGGAATGAATAGTAAATAATTGCTTTTGACAAGATCTACTGTGTTACAACTTTGAATTCTTTCTGGGTCTGCTGTGAACCTGAGGTTGAAGCAGTTTGCTGTGCTGAGTGTCACTGTTTCCCCCTTTAATTCCACTATTTCCCAATTCTtttgtctgtttgctttttccttctctgatgATCCAGAGTCCAAGTGTGCAGCATCTCTTTTCCTATCCCCTTCTGCTGTAATCACAATAAACCCTTAGAAAAAGTAGTTTCACAAAACTTTATGTGATGCTTCCTGACCTTCCAATGCCAGGTGCtcagcccccagcactgcatGTGGAACACCCACTGGACTACAGGGTCTTGCAGATTCCTGTGGCAGGGGAGTCAATAATGAAGCAGAGAACCTGCCTGAGGTGTTGAATAACAATCCTACCACTCTTATTAGTGTAAAACCAAAAGATGCCAAACTGACACTGGAGGAGGTTGGGTAGAGGCTGTTTAAAGACAGCAGAGGTGTGATCTGGAGAGTTAGTTTAGATGCCTGACAGTAGTCATTGGGATTTGTGTAGtgtacattttttgttttatgttttttcattaatttcataCATGTGTGTCACTGTCGCTACAGTATCCTCTTCATCACATTGTCAGAAAAATACTCTTTACCTGCTTATTCCAGAAGGGATCTGGCTGAGGCTTGCAGACACTTCAGTGTTATGGCAATGTGCCTTTTGCATCAGCACATAACACTGTGTTAGGTGTGTCTTTTGCCATTTTATGCATGGGATGTTTCCCTAATAGTGAAAGTAATTCCCTCTTTTGAGAAAATTCACAAGACCTGAACCCTTTCCAAATGGCCTttaaggagagagaacacagAGGGTTTCTCTGAACTGGAAACTTCCAACTGAGTTTCTCCCCTGTATACaaaccagcagcacaggaagtTTTCAAAATAGACTTTAAAAAAGCCTGCAGAATATTGCActgttttacttcatttttaacaAATGCACACTGCAACAGTGCAGTTAACTTCAGAAATGGGAGTTTATTTGGCAAAAGCTCCATATCCCCTACCAGTGCTTGCTCTAAGGGTAGCAGAGAACAGCCCCTTTTCTGACACCTGTTCCCATTTGTATTTCCAAGTTGACAAAGGGTATGAAATACTGTGGAATCAGTGTACTGACCACCACAAAGAAGAGGATACTGTGGCTGCAGTTGTTACTGTGATATGTTGTCCCTGACTGTATTCGTGatgttcattttttccccccacccttcTTCCTTGGGCTcattctcactttttttttctcttgctctcttctctcctttttttccctccccccttcctttttgtttctgttgtctCAGCTGGAGGTTCTCCACTACCGACTCAGTATCTCCAGTAAACACCACGGTAGTCCTGCCCAATCCAGCTACCAGGCCCTCCACGCATACCAAGTATTatcatcttttcattttgtttccttattaAAAATCTTGTTCCATCATATAATCTGCGAAGTGTACTGGTGCTGGCTGTACAGCAGCTTTTTCTGCCAGCAGCATGACAGCTTGATTGAGATCACTGCACTGAGATTTACTAAACTTTTCAGTGAAACAGATACCGAGAGATATTAGTAAAGGTCATGGAGAAAGTAGTTAAAATGTAGCATATTATGAGGACTAATTGGGAACTCCGTTTCTAGAGATGCATTCTTGTAATGCAGTTTAGAAAGACTTGTCAGCTATGCTGATGTTTCTTCACCAATGGCAGATTTCTGCCCCTCACTAGTCATTTAAGCAAACCTTGCATGGAAGAAAAGATCAGAATTTGCATGGTTGTCACCCAAATTAAGGTAGGTAACATCTAGGGCTTTTTAGCCAAGGAAATGTCATTGGATAATACTAAATTTGTAGTGGCAATGTGAACCTGGCTGTCCACTTTTGCAAAAGCACGAGTGGTACATTTGCAGATTGTTCAGGAAATGTGCATGCAAAAACATTCCTGTTGGAACAGATTGCTGATTCCTCTTTCCCTACTTCAGCCTTTACTCATTGGGTCTTCATTTTGGGAATGGGGAGGGCTAAGCTTATATACTATAAAGCTCTTTAGCACTACATTGCATTTCCCTGCtctttaatccttttttttcttccattaagtGCTGTGATATCTCAAAGTACTGCTTAGAAAGGAGCACAGAACATACTACTTGAAATCTCTTCATTATGTTTATCTAATTACTGTGTTAAGAATTAAGAATGGCATACATCCATCCTGTAAGATAGGGTTTGACAACAAAAACACTTGtgggaaaaacagtttttacaCCAGTGATGTTCATAATGGTGCTGATCCAGGCTAAGAGGAAATTATGAGAATTGCTAAGGGGAAAAACTACTGACATCACTCAAAAGGATGTATTGAAATAGCGGTGGGTTTGTAAATTCAAAAGGTGCCTTCAAGAGGATCATAcgatttttttaaattacaccCTTTCAAGGCCTATAGCAGAGTACTCAGCCTCTCCAATGCTTCTGGGGATCCTGATCCAAGCTCCTAGGACCATGTAACCCCTCAGAGCTCTACCCTCTGACATAAACTCTCCTCAGGACTGTAGAAAACATGCCAACATAAGCAGGAGCTGTCAAAACCACAAGACCAGCCTTCATTAGGACTAGTATCCATTTGTCCTTCTCATAGAAGAGTCTCAGATCTGGCTGTACCACATGACTGTATCTATCATCAAGCCTTGAATCTTCTCCTGGAGTGAACCTCACAGTGTATTAAAAATCTTAAGAGACTGTAAAAACTCATCTGCTTTGCCTCAGGCATTGCAGAGAAATtacatggacacacacacagacccctcCACGCCCCCAGCACTGGAAATACTGTTGAGTGGATTTAAGAAGTGGAAGctttttgtataaaaatgcCTGCCAGTCCCTTAGAGTTATACTCAGTGTCTTACCTTAGCATGGCTGCACCTGCCATCCTGGAAACATCTTGCAGCTCTTGTGTAATACGCTCTCCCAGGACTTCCCATTATACTTGCAGCTGtaacttttgtttcttctcaaCTTCTGTGAAAATTAGAATACAAATGGCTATCTCAAAATCTGCCTTCAGTGGTGGATTGAAATCAGTTCACTGCTCTTAAAGGAGATCACAGTAGCAAAGGAGTTTGTGCTTAGTCCCCAGGTTCGGCAGCAGACCAGCTCTGGTGCTGGGCACGCAGAACCAGCTCTGTTTGACCTCAttcacctccctgctctgccataCACTCACTCATTCCTTAATAACATCACTCTGGCTCACCCTCACTCCTTGTGCTACTCCCAGCCCTAAGGATGCTAGAACCAACAGGATCACACAGGACTCCAAGCAGTTCTTATTCTTACCATTACTCTGTCTAGGATTATTCTCTCTTAtaaggcagaggaaggagaactCAGTAAAGCCAGCCCTGAGCATAAACAAAGGAcctgctgtgctgtctgcagcAATGAACTTATAACCATAATGAAAGgctgaatattcttttttcagAAAGGGGTAAGTTGAAATCTACAAGttattctgttctttaattCTAGTCCAAAATTCAGTGCACTAGAGTACTGTAGATACCTTTTCTTACAATCAAAATATGTTGCTGTTTCTTAGTGAACTGATGGCAGAAGATTGATACAGCTTGTCCTGGGGAGCAAACCTGCCCAAAATCAGGTGGCACCAAACTATGGTGAAGAACCTAGAAGGAAGAGAGCATTTCTTGTATTTTGAGCTGAGAATATAGTTTTCCTGAATTATTTCCTGGACATTTAGCATATGACACTTATTAGTTTCCTCTCTTTTGCTTTGAATCTAGGAGTCATTTAAGCCCACTGAAGAGCATGTGCTAGTGGTAAGACTGCTTGTGAAACACCTGCATGCTTTCAGCAACAGCCTGAAACCAGAGCCCCTCTCCCCTTCAGCCCACTCCCACACAGCCAGTCCACTGGAGGAGTTTAAAAGGTAGGTACATGAGCAGCCTGTCTCTGAAATGTGTAGGGCTTCTCCCTGAAAAGCTCAGCTTTCACCGAGGGGTTGAGTTGTTTTGATCCTTAGATACAGAAGTACATTATTAAAAGTACAAAAGTAATGGATTATATTTCTCACTCccacgggggggggggcagcctgggcagcagctaTGACACACTAGTCTATATCCTGGCACaagtcagagaaaagaaatgctacCAGAGGATTCTTGCCAAGGTTAGTTTAGTATCTGCTATTTATGAATTTGAGTTGAAACTCAGTGGCCAGAAGTAGCATCAGTTAAGAAAGAACAAGTTTTGGTCAGTCCTTTCTGTATTTGCAGTTGTGGCAGTGTGTTGGGTTGTTGGTGGGTtaggtggttttgtttttaaaatttgctgcTGGTCTGTACATGTGACTGTCTTTGAATCTGTTTGCAGGGTTGTAATTCCTCGGTTTGTCCAGGAGAAGCTTTACATCTTTCTACAACACTGTTTTGGCCACTGGCCTCTGGATGCCTCTTTCAGAGCAGTATGTACCTGCTTCCCTTTTTAAGTCTGTACTTAACAGAACTGGTTATTAGTTATTGCCATTTAGCACCTACTGGTCTCCAAATCTCTCTTTTCTAGAGCAGTGGAATTCTTTATCTAACATGCACATTTAATATTAGAACAAAGAGTACCAATTAGACATAAGAAGGAAGTTGAATAGATCTTGGTGAAAATTACTACAAATGGTTGGCTGATTCTCCTGACAGTGAAAATGGCTGTTGATTGGGCAAAAAAAGTAGGTGTTACTCTTAAAATAGATACTAAGAAATTAGGACCTATATGAATGTATCTAATCTAATACAATAGGTCATAAACAAAAGTAATATGATACTCATTTGCAATAGATACTGCAAATACTACCTCCtgcaagcaggaaaagaaatatatcaGGCCCTGATTCTTCCTAATTAATGTAGAAGTTTAAAAGTGCAGAATGTAACAGGGCTACATCTTGCTCACTGGACTTAAAGTAAGCTGTATTGCAGTGTTTGAGGTGCATGTGTAAGGCAGAATGTGAGAAGAAATACTTACAGTGGCCACGGCAAATCTAGTCTTGACTTCAGTGCAGTCAGGACCCTGCTGTTTCCTCTGGGTGGTGGGTACATCTGTGCAGAAGACAAGAGCTGAAATTATATTAATGTAGCATCTTGTTTACTTACTTCAGTACATTCAGTGAACACTATCAGAGCTGTTAAATGCATCTTAAATGTAGCCACAactaaggggtttttttgtagtagCTGTTTGAGTGCCGTCTCGTTTTGGCATTACAGAAGATCCAGGTTGGTCCTAAGAACGTACactttttccagttcttcttCAAAGGTTCTCAGATTACTAGAGAAAAATTTATTCCTAAAAACTTTTAGGTGTCATTAAGGTAATAGTCActaatttaaaaggaaacaaacaaaaatccctttcttgtcttcccttccaaaaaaaGTATTGATACTCCTGTGGTTTTATGTGTGATTTTGCTTAGGTTCTTGAGATGTGGCTGAGTTACTTGCAGCCTTGGAGATACGCTCCCGAAAAGTCGCCGCAGAGCGCGGAGCCTTTGCCTCGCAGCGTGTCGGAGAAATGGTAAGGAGGAAAGCAGCTGTGAGGAATCTGAGCCAACCTCAAGGTTATGCAGATCCCCAGTAAAACAGCAGTATTTCAAAAACTGCCCATCAGCCCGAATTAACTTCCTGTAGAGAGTAGAGATGACTTTTTAGAATGCAAGTTTTTGTTTTGAGAGTATTCTTTTGTCTCAGTGCAAATTGACCATCTTTCCAGAGACAGAGTAAAACATTCCCTTAATGGCTCGTTTGGCAGAAGACAAAATAACAGTTATTTAAATAGCTGTACTCACAAATCCTTTACTCACTTTGACAGGGCTGCCTTCATTCAAGAAAACCTACTCATGTATACCAAGCTGTTTGTAGGATTTCTGAACAGAGCTCTTCGAACAGACTTGGTCAGCCCCAAAAATGCCCTCATGGTGTTCCGAGTAGCTAAGGTCTTTGCTCAGCCCAACCTAGCTGAAATGATCCTAAAAGGTAAAAGGATATTTTGGCATCTTATGCTGTCTCAGTCCTGTCTTAGTCTTTCTTCACAATAGCTACATCTTACCTCAGAAGCACTGAGGTGAAAAggcttctctttcattttgaatgCTGTTTTTCCATTCAAAAGTCTGTGTGTCTTCCCTAATGTTTGTCATATTGGTTTGAATGTCTGTAGTCCTTTTCTAACCACCATCATTTAGATTTAATTCCACATTTGTTCCTTAAAGAACACAATTACAATAGGCAGTTTTTTCTTACACTTGTCttacttgattatttttctcagGATTAAAACTTCTTATATCTCTGAAGGTCTCTATACTTGGCAAAAGAGCTAATCAGCTAGTCATGCATGCACTTCAGGATAATTAGGAGAGAGTAAATTGGGGAGAGGCAAGATTTGACAAGTATCAGTGTCTGAAATGTCATGattctcctctgcctttgctgaAAAATGTTACAGGCTTAAAATGCTGCCTGTATGGTCTGCACTAAATGCACTctgacattttttcctgtgggcAGAGAGAAcgaaataaaaaaaggtaattaagGCCTCTTTCCCTCTAGAACCATCTGTCTATCTAAAAGCAGCTTTAAGACAGCTAGACCTTCCCCAGGCAAAAACAGTATTATGTAACCATCTTCACTGCTTATCTCAAATTCCAGGAGAACAGTTATTCCTGGAGCCAGAACTTGTTATTCCCCACCGTCAGCACCGACTTTTTATGAGCCCCACACTTGGTGGGAGTTTTTTGTCATCACGGTCTCCAGCTGTTACAGATGCCTCATTTAAGGTGAAGAGTCATGTTTACAGCCTGGAAGGACAGGACTTCCAGTATAAACAGATGTTTGGCACAGAAGTCAGGAATTTGGTAAGCAACAAGCTTCTTGTCACCTGCCTTTCTCCATGGACAGGTGTCTTCTCAGTGCTGAGCAACCATGTTATGAGAAGTTAGGAGTGGAAAACTTCACACCCTGCATTACTGTATAATTTGGTTTGCTCACAGTGACTTCTGGAACCTGAGGGGTTTCAATCCAGCACAGCTGTAAAAATCTGCTTGCTCTTTGCTAAATAAGAAGTCAATGTAACAGCTTGCTGCCTTGGAGTAGCATATGGTGGGTGGTTCCTCTCAAACATTCTTACTGTGAACTTCTGATTCAGAGGTTGATCAGAACTTGATCAGAACCTATCAGCAAGTCAGATAAAAATAGCAGGAGGAAACCTAAGCAGCACTTGggttttaaaatgcttcaaCATCAAAGAACTACCTTCTCCCTATGGGAAACGCAACTATAGTCAGCACAAGTCCATATAAGCTAAGAGAGTGAATTTGCTGGGATTGCTCTCACTGCCAGCTATCAAGGCACAGTTTTATCCCTGTATTGATGCTCAGTCCCACAcaattttggtttgttttttgtttgtttgttttaggtgTTAAAACTGGCTCAGTTAATTTGTCAGGCACAACAGACAGCAAAATCCATATCAGACCATTCTGCAGAGACAATGGCTACCCAGTCCTTCTTTTCATGGTTTAGATTTACACCATCTGACATGAATGGTTCCTACACAGGCAATGACCTTGATGAAATTGGGCAAGACAGCATCAAAAAAACAGATGAATATTTAGAGAAGGCACTGGAGTACTTGTGCCAAATCTTTAAGGTACGTAACATCTTTCTAAGAACTTGTACAGTGTGAACAAGAGTCAGGATTCCTCAAATGTATATCTGTGTTTCTTGTTCTTTATGGGGTCATAAAGCCATTCAGAGGCTCATCTTGGCAAATTTTGTTGTTAAAGTCTTCTATAGTCTTGACTTCACCTGACCACCTCAAAACCCTGTATTAGCTCCTCTGAATTGCTAAATATCAAAACCTGCTTTGTTTCAACTGGACTTTTGGACTGTATAGTTTATACCAAACCTGTTCCTTTACTTGGCCCTGTCCTCATGTTTAAAAACAGCCAAGgcacttttaaaaacagtccAGTGTCTTCTAAATGTAGAGCTGTAGAAGTTGAACAAATACCTGCAGCTATGGATGAACGGTTAAGGGAACAGATGAATTTCTCTGCAGCCACACTCCCTTACACAGCACTGACCTAGGAGACAGCTGTTTGGTACTCCTTGAGAGCTAAGGGACATACAAACCAGAACACCTTTCTTGGGTTAACCTAGAGACTTTTATCTCCTTTTAATGTCTAACCAAGGTGCTGTTAAGCAGTTCTTGGTATCTGAGCTGGCTTTCAAGGACTTCCAGTGCTAATGAGTTTGTGAAgtgagaaataaatgaaaacagggGGTAGATGAAACACCTGCTTTAGAACTCTTGTTATTCTTGAGTAGCTGAGCGAAGCCCAACTGACCCAGATGATGATGAAATGTGGGACAGCTCAAgatgagaatggaaaaaaacaacttccaGACTGCATTCAAAGCGAGAACGGCCTCATTCTCACACCCCTTGGCAGGTACCAGGTGAGAGCAAAAACATTCCATATCACCCCCCTCAGTTGCTCTTGAAAACACAAGTTGCccttctgcagtgaaaaaaaatgcagcttacCTGGGGGTAAGAGACGTGCCAGCTTAAAGGTGTACAAGATAAGGAGtttgttttccccctcccagATCATAAATGGCCTGCGTCGGTTCGAGGTGCAGTACCAGGGAGATGCTGAGCTCCAGCCCATCCGCAGCTACGAAAACGCCACCCTTGTCCGCCTCCTGTTCCGCCTGTCCTCGGTGCTGAACGAAAGGGTAGGGACAGCACTGCctccttctgtgttttcccttgCAGATTTGAGTTCTTCACTGCACATGCACATACGTAACACTTTCTTCTTGCCTCCATCTCCTTTAATTGTGGTCTAGATGGGTATTTCCTAACAGTACCAGGCTTGCCTCTGTACCTGtagttctgcttttcctccacaaaacatttaaaatgtcatttattgaAGTATTCTTCATGGTTGATGAACAGTGGAGTATCATTCAGAATGTTTCtcaaacaggaaaagcaaattctTTCCTTCCTATAGGTATGACAAACACAAGGCCAAGTCTGCACTAAAGCAGTTCTGCTGTTTAAAGTGCATTTTGATGCCCCCTATTTCCTACAGTCCTCATCCTATAAATCAAATAGGTTAAATAAATTAGTTACACTTACTTTATGACAGTAGTTGCATTACAGCACTAATGTCTTAATGTTTCTTACCTCAGTTTGCTGATCAGATGGAAGTGCTTTGCTCCAGGGAAGATTTTGTTGGCAGACTTTGTCGCTATCATCTCATCAACCCCCACCTCGTACAGAAAATCAGGTATAGTCCCATGGCGAGGGACAGAACGAGCCAGAACTGGGGACCAAGGATCAGTCTGAGGTTTTTGGCCAGCTACAGGACTCTCATTTCTTTGCTGATGATCTACTTCCTTGCATCCTGGTTTTACATTGGGCCAGTGGGCTGCACATTCATTATCCTAATTGGGTATTTTCTTTATGCTGTTataatgacttttttctttgaaggatGGAAACCACATGAACACTAGTTTCCTTCTCCTGGCTTacacttgtaaaaataaatgttgtaaGGATGAGCCTGGGATTCAATgactaaaatgttttaattatatcAGATCTTAactaaagtattttttaatactaaagTTAACTGAGTTTTATAAACAATGATGTGGGCTGGTGGAGATAATcaatgtaaattttatttttataaaagtatTCCTAGAGAATCTAGTGAAtgagttgtttggtttttttgagggggggaaGAATGAGCCATCAGtatttataaaactgaaataaaccaTACCAtatagagaaatatttttgattcAGCAGTAACTGCTTTCAAGCCTCTTACACTGTTCTAAAGCAAGAATTGGCTGTAGGACCTCCAAAGCATGCTTACAAAAGGTAACAGAAATAGCAGTGCACACACAAATTTATAGAAAGTTgcactgatattaaaaaaactaaaacacagaaGGTGGGGCAAAGCAGCAGGAGTGGCATCTcacagcccagtgctgggcttAAGCCTCCTGGTGCCTGCCTGAggcctccccagccctggcaggttTATGTCTTCTACCTCCATAAACCACTTCATGTTGTTTGCATGTCTTCTGGAGCCACTGTGCTCATTGAGCACTAACACTTGCTTAGAAAAGTTACTGCTCTGTTTCCTCTTGAACCTTACTGCAACTCTAACCTGGTAGTTTTGGGCAACAGATAGGAACATTCCTCTCTTGGAGATCAACAAATACTTTGTTGTCCCTTTCACCTGAcacaaaaagggcaagaaataCCCTTTTGTTAAATCACTGCTTAAGGAATCCATCGGTTCCCATgtcaggcagctgctctgcagcattACTCCTGTAAGATATTAAGGACTGCACACAGCAGTGAGATaaggagagaaaacatttaCTGAAAACACGAGAGCACCGTACACGTGGCACTGTAACATTCACAGCAGCATCTAACTCCAGCTCTCAAACACCCATGGAgctcagctccatccctgcccagcagggGGGGGCTCATTAACAAAGTGGCACAACCCACCCAGGGTACTACATAAAAGGCACATG
This window contains:
- the SMPD4 gene encoding sphingomyelin phosphodiesterase 4 isoform X1, producing MAGPHLQQPSFLLATLKADCVNKPFAQRCHDLETVIEELPAKELHGIFPWLVESIFGSLDGIIVGWNLRCLQGRTNPNEYSVALDFLDPSGPMMKLVYKLQAEEYRYDFPVSYLPGPVKASIQEQVLPECSLYHNKVQFPSSGGLGLNLALNPFEYYMFYFAISLITQKNSPVTHHVSPSNSAYFILVDTYLKCFLPTEGSVLPPPSSNPGGAIPSPTPRSPAVPFSSYGMHHTSLLKRHIAHQPSVNADPASQEIWRSETLLQIFVEMWLHHYSLEMYQKMQSPHVKLEVLHYRLSISSKHHGSPAQSSYQALHAYQESFKPTEEHVLVVRLLVKHLHAFSNSLKPEPLSPSAHSHTASPLEEFKRVVIPRFVQEKLYIFLQHCFGHWPLDASFRAVLEMWLSYLQPWRYAPEKSPQSAEPLPRSVSEKWAAFIQENLLMYTKLFVGFLNRALRTDLVSPKNALMVFRVAKVFAQPNLAEMILKGEQLFLEPELVIPHRQHRLFMSPTLGGSFLSSRSPAVTDASFKVKSHVYSLEGQDFQYKQMFGTEVRNLVLKLAQLICQAQQTAKSISDHSAETMATQSFFSWFRFTPSDMNGSYTGNDLDEIGQDSIKKTDEYLEKALEYLCQIFKLSEAQLTQMMMKCGTAQDENGKKQLPDCIQSENGLILTPLGRYQIINGLRRFEVQYQGDAELQPIRSYENATLVRLLFRLSSVLNERFADQMEVLCSREDFVGRLCRYHLINPHLVQKIRYSPMARDRTSQNWGPRISLRFLASYRTLISLLMIYFLASWFYIGPVGCTFIILIGYFLYAVIMTFFFEGWKPHEH
- the SMPD4 gene encoding sphingomyelin phosphodiesterase 4 isoform X2, which codes for MAGPHLQQPSFLLATLKADCVNKPFAQRCHDLETVIEELPAKELHGIFPWLVESIFGSLDGIIVGWNLRCLQGRTNPNEYSVALDFLDPSGPMMKLVYKLQAEEYRYDFPVSYLPGPVKASIQEQVLPECSLYHNKVQFPSSGGLGLNLALNPFEYYMFYFAISLITQKNSPVTHHVSPSNSAYFILVDTYLKCFLPTEGSVLPPPSSNPGGAIPSPTPRSPAVPFSSYGMHHTSLLKRHIAHQPSVNADPASQEIWRSETLLQIFVEMWLHHYSLEMYQKMQSPHVKESFKPTEEHVLVVRLLVKHLHAFSNSLKPEPLSPSAHSHTASPLEEFKRVVIPRFVQEKLYIFLQHCFGHWPLDASFRAVLEMWLSYLQPWRYAPEKSPQSAEPLPRSVSEKWAAFIQENLLMYTKLFVGFLNRALRTDLVSPKNALMVFRVAKVFAQPNLAEMILKGEQLFLEPELVIPHRQHRLFMSPTLGGSFLSSRSPAVTDASFKVKSHVYSLEGQDFQYKQMFGTEVRNLVLKLAQLICQAQQTAKSISDHSAETMATQSFFSWFRFTPSDMNGSYTGNDLDEIGQDSIKKTDEYLEKALEYLCQIFKLSEAQLTQMMMKCGTAQDENGKKQLPDCIQSENGLILTPLGRYQIINGLRRFEVQYQGDAELQPIRSYENATLVRLLFRLSSVLNERFADQMEVLCSREDFVGRLCRYHLINPHLVQKIRYSPMARDRTSQNWGPRISLRFLASYRTLISLLMIYFLASWFYIGPVGCTFIILIGYFLYAVIMTFFFEGWKPHEH
- the SMPD4 gene encoding sphingomyelin phosphodiesterase 4 isoform X3, which produces MAGPHLQQPSFLLATLKADCVNKPFAQRCHDLETVIEELPAKELHGIFPWLVESIFGSLDGIIVGWNLRCLQGRTNPNEYSVALDFLDPSGPMMKLVYKLQAEEYRYDFPVSYLPGPVKASIQEQVLPECSLYHNKVQFPSSGGLGLNLALNPFEYYMFYFAISLITQKNSPVTHHVSPSNSAYFILVDTYLKCFLPTEGSVLPPPSSNPGGAIPSPTPRSPAVPFSSYGMHHTSLLKRHIAHQPSVNADPASQEIWRSETLLQIFVEMWLHHYSLEMYQKMQSPHVKLEVLHYRLSISSKHHGSPAQSSYQALHAYQESFKPTEEHVLVVRLLVKHLHAFSNSLKPEPLSPSAHSHTASPLEEFKRVVIPRFVQEKLYIFLQHCFGHWPLDASFRAVLEMWLSYLQPWRYAPEKSPQSAEPLPRSVSEKWAAFIQENLLMYTKLFVGFLNRALRTDLVSPKNALMVFRVAKVFAQPNLAEMILKGEQLFLEPELVIPHRQHRLFMSPTLGGSFLSSRSPAVTDASFKVKSHVYSLEGQDFQYKQMFGTEVRNLVLKLAQLICQAQQTAKSISDHSAETMATQSFFSWFRFTPSDMNGSYTGNDLDEIGQDSIKKTDEYLEKALEYLCQIFKLSEAQLTQMMMKCGTAQDENGKKQLPDCIQSENGLILTPLGRYQIINGLRRFEVQYQGDAELQPIRSYENATLVRLLFRLSSVLNERVGTALPPSVFSLADLLLKYSSWLMNSGVSFRMFLKQEKQILSFL